From a single Rhipicephalus sanguineus isolate Rsan-2018 unplaced genomic scaffold, BIME_Rsan_1.4 Seq1824, whole genome shotgun sequence genomic region:
- the LOC119376666 gene encoding uncharacterized protein LOC119376666, whose translation MSRLGKIEEFDAKVQTFDSYLERFEHFVSANDIAQEKKLSVFLTVIGAEAYEVLKNLVVPSLPGEKTFDEVKVLLKNHYSPPISIIAERCRFNRRVQLEHESVEDFIIEIKHLARKCDFGSFLKDAMRDRLVAGIRSEDIQRALFTEENLGFESACKIALARELAAKQTAILQAGGTNSAVNALKYEVNPATQKKRSMQQNENKKTKCCCCGKAHDFNNCWYKNYKCNRCSQVGHLQKMCPRKALHKRTHIVSESSSEDDHTMYACHDSSGKKKGYIVTMTIEGNSVPMQVDTGAAVSVVPEEVHRSTFPHVKCEPTTVVLKTYTGEKINVLGECMMTSKLFYRLLLCVKLSESYQLF comes from the coding sequence ATGTCGAGGTTGGGCAAGATAGAGGAGTTTGACGCCAAGGTTCAGACGTTCGATTCGTACTTGGAGCGTTTCGAGCACTTTGTCAGTGCGAATGACATAGCTCAAGAGAAGAAACTCTCAGTATTTTTGACAGTGATCGGGGCGGAAGCGTATGAAGTACTCAAGAATTTGGTTGTACCATCACTTCCTGGGGAGAAGACTTTTGATGAAGTCAAGGTTCTATTGAAAAACCATTACAGCCCCCCGATATCAATTATAGCTGAGAGGTGCAGGTTTAACCGCAGGGTTCAGCTTGAGCACGAAAGTGTAGAAGACTTTATCATTGAGATAAAGCATTTGGCTCGGAAATGTGATTTTGGGTCCTTTCTTAAAGACGCTATGCGTGACAGGCTTGTGGCAGGAATCCGCAGCGAAGACATTCAAAGGGCTCTATTCACAGAAGAAAACCTGGGCTTTGAAAGTGCTTGCAAAATTGCTCTTGCGCGAGAGCTAGCAGCCAAGCAAACAGCAATACTGCAAGCAGGAGGGACAAACTCGGCTGTAAATGCCCTCAAATATGAAGTGAACCCGGCTACTCAAAAGAAAAGATCAATGCAGCAGAATGAGAACAAAAAGACCAAGTGTTGTTGTTGTGGTAAGGCGCATGACTTCAACAACTGCTGGTACAAGAACTATAAATGCAACCGGTGCTCTCAAGTAGGTCATCTGCAGAAAATGTGCCCAAGAAAGGCTCTACACAAAAGAACGCATATCGTGTCGGAATCATCCAGTGAAGATGATCACACGATGTACGCGTGCCACGATTCATCTGGCAAGAAGAAGGGCTACATAGTTACCATGACCATAGAAGGAAACAGCGTTCCTATGCAAGTCGACACTGGTGCCGCGGTGTCTGTAGTCCCTGAAGAGGTGCATCGGTCGACTTTTCCGCACGTTAAATGTGAACCTACCACGGTTGTGCTGAAAACTTATACTGGTGAAAAGATTAATGTTTTGGGGGAGTGTATGATGACCAGCAAGCTGTTTTACCGGCTGTTATTGTGCGTGAAGCTGAGCGAAAGTTACCAGCTCTTCTAg